The Toxotes jaculatrix isolate fToxJac2 chromosome 17, fToxJac2.pri, whole genome shotgun sequence genomic interval GTTCCAGCAGTGCAAGCATGACAGAAATCCACTTATTCCATCTAGTATTGATGTAAATTTACTGTTTCATTACAGCTGGAGCTTAGAGAGCAGCACATGATCACAACTGAAGGAGCATCTTATTATGGGACCTTAAAGCAAGTTTAGAACCACAACAGATGAATAATGTAACAAGATGCAATGCGTAATCATGCACAGACactcagcagacacacaagcGCTCACAAAGATTGCAATAGATTAGGTGTGAGGACTTTGTTCAGATGCATAtgtatgagctgcagcaggtAATACCAAGAGGGAAGATTTATAGAGTCCTTCGTTGTGCAGTGTTGCTACCAGCCACAGTTATTGAAGCTTTGAAGgtatttcttttcatctgtatgtttttttttttcacttaattgtgtatatatttaaatttttataaCCTGACAGCACAAAGTGTGGACTTagattttagttcatttttgcACACTATGTCCACTTGTAGATTAGCTATGATAACCCTGTTGACTTTGTTTCAGTTCCCACATTTCTGGAAAAGCTATCCTAAAGGTATTCACACTAGATGCGCACAgcaagtattaaaaaaaaaaacaaaacattaaatcatAACAGCTCTTAAATTAAACTGGGACAGTGCAATTCATGTTATTGTGTCCACCCCCTGGGGGCCTGCTGGAGATTATTCTCCTAAACTGCAAGGACTCTGTCTCTTCCAGGGTTTACTGCAGTTGCTTAAGTTGATAAATGAGGAAGCGCTCAGATGTTTTTGGGGTTGAAACTGAGAAACTGTGACTCTGCGAACAGTATTGATCAGGGAAATGTCTGCGTCAGGTGAAACACTTGGAGCCTTACCAAACTCATCCTCTCTAATTTGTACTCTGGCTCATGGTCAGAccaggaggacagacagaatgCTTTCACACCCACTGACCTGAGGTCGCGTCCCGCCAACAGTTACCCTTCCTTTTACTCCCTCTGCTTTGTATCTGCTGCTTCTgatcttcttctcctgctcttccCCACGCCCTCCTCTGACCCTGCCTCCCCTCCATTCCCCCACCCTCAACATCATAGGTGTAACACTGTCTTAAGCCTGAGGGGGCAGAATGCCGGAGCAGAGCAACGACTATCGTGTGGTGGTGTTCGGGGCAGGGGGAGTGGGGAAGAGCTCCCTGGTCCTGCGCTTTGTGAAGGGCACCTTCAGGGACACCTACATCCCCACAGTAGAGGACACCTACCGCCAGGTGATCAGCTGCGACAAGAGCGTGTGCACGCTTCAAATCACCGACACCACAGGGAGCCACCAGTTCCCAGCCATGCAGCGCCTGTCCATCTCCAAAGGCCATGCCTTCATCCTGGTCTACTCCATCACGAGCAAACAGTCCCTGGAGGAGCTCAAACCCATTTACCAACAGGTGGGGAGTGTGTGA includes:
- the diras1b gene encoding GTP-binding protein Di-Ras1b, which encodes MPEQSNDYRVVVFGAGGVGKSSLVLRFVKGTFRDTYIPTVEDTYRQVISCDKSVCTLQITDTTGSHQFPAMQRLSISKGHAFILVYSITSKQSLEELKPIYQQVLAIKGNVEAIPIMLVGNKSDETQREVETKDGEAQANQWKCAFMETSAKTNHNVTELFQELLNLDKKRNMSLNIDGKRSGKQSRAERLKGKCSVM